One part of the Rutidosis leptorrhynchoides isolate AG116_Rl617_1_P2 chromosome 1, CSIRO_AGI_Rlap_v1, whole genome shotgun sequence genome encodes these proteins:
- the LOC139861928 gene encoding transcription factor MYC2-like, which produces MNIWNADDNAMMDAFMTSDTTSFWANSTTPVSTQSSASTSAFGIQPQPINQDTLQQRLQALIDNARDSWTYAIFWQSSIVDYTTPFMLGWGDGYYKGDFKLNKPKSVTSLAEQEHRKKVLRELNSMISGTQAPENDAVDEEVTDTEWFFLLSMTHSFVNGNGLPGQSMFSNQPVWITGREKLLASHCERALQGQGFGLQTIVCIPSTNGVVELGSTALIYQSQDLINQVKVLFNFSNNSFPNLTKPDYHQTDGADPDPNRSSNWYTDPVSSSTVTVTPLDISIPLNKQNSFENPSTSTLTEHPSPVIHNSNRQSVQNPQNQELFGRRKLNFAEFGSYDGCTGGRNGINLSSCKPESFELLNFGQSKRGSAHNGTKFLGEGNSKKKKGLRGTNEEGMLSVSSGMVVPPSENVKSGAVVEQSEKDPPFDKEAESPLMVEPEKKPRKRGRKPANGREEPLNHVEAERQRREKLNQKFYALRAVVPNVSKMDKASLLGDAISYINDVKLKLQESEAEKEELREQLDAMKKELLTKDSRQSSSSTGSLPENHKVSSISPKITDLEIDVKIIGWDAMIRIQCNKENHPAARLMVALKELDLAVNHASVSVVNELMMQQATVKMGSRFYTQDQLRLALTNMILDPR; this is translated from the coding sequence ATGAATATATGGAATGCAGATGATAACGCTATGATGGACGCTTTTATGACCTCTGATACGACGTCATTTTGGGCCAATTCAACCACACCTGTCTCAACTCAATCATCCGCTTCCACTTCTGCTTTCGGCATCCAACCGCAACCAATCAATCAAGATACCTTACAACAACGCCTCCAGGCGTTAATTGACAACGCACGTGATTCATGGACATACGCGATTTTCTGGCAATCGTCTATCGTAGATTACACAACTCCGTTCATGTTAGGCTGGGGTGACGGATACTACAAAGGAGACTTCAAATTAAACAAACCGAAATCGGTTACGTCTTTAGCTGAACAAGAGCACCGTAAAAAAGTGTTACGCGAGCTAAATTCGATGATTTCCGGCACACAAGCGCCGGAAAACGACGCCGTAGATGAAGAAGTAACGGATACGGAGTGGTTTTTTCTTCTATCGATGACTCACTCGTTTGTTAACGGTAACGGATTACCAGGTCAGTCAATGTTTAGTAATCAACCTGTTTGGATTACTGGGCGGGAAAAGTTGTTAGCGTCACACTGTGAACGTGCACTTCAAGGTCAGGGTTTCGGATTACAAACGATTGTATGTATTCCGTCTACTAACGGCGTTGTTGAATTAGGTTCAACGGCGTTAATCTATCAAAGTCAGGATCTCATTAACCAGGTTAAAGTTTtgtttaattttagtaataacagttTTCCTAATTTGACGAAACCGGATTACCATCAGACAGATGGAGCGGATCCGGATCCGAATCGTTCGTCGAATTGGTATACTGATCCAGTATCATCTTCGACGGTTACCGTCACACCCTTAGATATCTCGATTCCGTTAAATAAGCAAAATTCGTTTGAAAACCCTAGCACCAGCACGTTGACTGAACACCCTagccctgtaatacataattcaaATCGTCAGTCCGTACAAAATCCTCAAAATCAAGAATTGTTTGGTAGGAGAAAGTTGAATTTTGCCGAATTTGGATCTTATGATGGATGTACTGGTGGTAGAAATGGAATTAATTTGAGTTCATGTAAGCCAGAATCGTTTGAATTGTTGAATTTTGGCCAGAGTAAAAGGGGCTCCGCGCATAACGGAACGAAATTTTTGGGAGAGGGAAATAGTAAGAAGAAGAAGGGTTTACGAGGGACTAACGAAGAAGGAATGTTATCGGTTAGCTCTGGGATGGTTGTTCCACCGTCCGAAAATGTGAAATCCGGGGCCGTTGTCGAGCAGTCAGAGAAAGATCCGCCATTCGATAAAGAAGCCGAGAGCCCGTTAATGGTGGAGCCCGAGAAAAAACCACGAAAGCGAGGGAGAAAACCGGCTAATGGGCGTGAAGAGCCGTTGAACCACGTTGAAGCCGAGAGGCAGAGAAGGGAGAAACTAAACCAGAAATTTTACGCCCTTCGAGCTGTTGTCCCAAACGTATCGAAAATGGACAAAGCATCGCTTCTCGGTGATGCAATTTCGTACATTAACGACGTCAAGTTAAAGCTTCAAGAGTCGGAAGCCGAAAAGGAAGAATTAAGAGAACAACTTGATGCAATGAAGAAAGAGTTGTTAACAAAAGACTCGAGACAATCGTCTTCTTCAACTGGTTCACTGCCTGAAAATCACAAAGTAAGCTCAATAAGCCCGAAAATAACCGATTTAGAAATAGATGTCAAGATCATTGGGTGGGACGCAATGATTAGGATCCAATGTAACAAGGAAAACCACCCAGCTGCACGTTTAATGGTGGCGTTGAAAGAACTAGACCTCGCGGTGAATCATGCTAGTGTATCAGTAGTGAATGAGTTGATGATGCAACAAGCTACGGTTAAAATGGGTAGTCGGTTTTATACACAAGACCAGCTTCGATTAGCATTGACGAACATGATTTTGGATCCTAGGTAA